From Solidesulfovibrio sp., one genomic window encodes:
- a CDS encoding acetyl-CoA carboxylase carboxyl transferase subunit alpha/beta, which yields MEIEKRVVELADRLQYIQDIFGGRENANIALMRSRLADLRAREGAAPGELAQMLRQLEDLFAFLEKKLDAELIPMDRVRIVRHPARVSLKDILENVYDNYTEIGGQDEYSIDPSMLIARAYITRRKGDKVVNQPVMVIGQEKGHGQEFRNGGSVKPWGNAKALQYMKVAETERIPIHTYVFTPGAFPVEDFPGAAQQIARNLYEMGGLRVPVVSVISEGGSGGAEAIGLSDVRLMLSHGYYSVISPEGAAAIEAGIRQGQRVAPELIEACARRLRITAADNLRMGYVDKIVAEPDLGARPHHYEFFKDLRQEVIRATDQVFLGVAGFKLFRALVASRRKDGDAEGMFVRWTLDEAAADRLVWKRYCKYRRMAETAFRDGRPSGARIASRAQSLLWGGYSFLRYDFIGKHIKNFSKTVGDLEAEARLVVNRLTAPLRRMRGKNAPVTCDPEKSRMLVELSQPEQGACLEDFGWRYVSPKAAEDKAVTCPESKTYGCPDLWAPDLYGDFAGVCVHCGHHFPMEYQWVLGNVFDPGSVTEHDNDIEAGNPLEYPGFEEKLDAAKQKTGRKSGCVSIDAKIDGIKIVSAVLYSAFRGGSVGAAEGETFIRALARARRRHFPFLAYVHGTAGIRIQESLNGLIQMPRVTLAVRRYIEAGGLYVVLYDTNSYAGPVASFLGCSPYQFAVRSANIGFAGPGVIKETTGIDIPPDYHRAHNALARGHIQGIWDRREIRKNLKQVLLTIGGRNLYYR from the coding sequence ATGGAAATCGAAAAGCGCGTGGTCGAACTGGCCGATCGCTTGCAATACATCCAGGACATTTTCGGCGGCCGGGAAAACGCCAATATCGCGCTCATGCGCTCGCGCCTGGCCGACCTGCGCGCCCGGGAAGGCGCCGCCCCCGGCGAGCTGGCCCAGATGCTGCGCCAGCTCGAGGACCTGTTCGCCTTCCTGGAAAAAAAGCTCGACGCCGAGCTGATCCCCATGGACCGGGTGCGCATCGTGCGCCATCCGGCCCGGGTCAGCCTCAAGGACATCCTGGAAAACGTCTACGACAACTACACCGAGATCGGCGGCCAGGACGAATACTCCATCGACCCGAGCATGCTCATCGCCCGGGCCTACATCACCCGCCGCAAGGGCGACAAGGTCGTCAACCAGCCCGTCATGGTCATCGGCCAGGAAAAGGGCCACGGCCAGGAGTTTCGCAACGGCGGCTCGGTCAAGCCCTGGGGCAACGCCAAGGCCCTGCAGTACATGAAGGTCGCCGAGACCGAGCGCATCCCCATCCACACCTACGTCTTCACCCCGGGGGCCTTTCCGGTGGAGGACTTCCCCGGCGCCGCCCAGCAGATCGCCCGCAACCTCTACGAGATGGGGGGGCTGCGCGTGCCGGTGGTGTCGGTGATTTCCGAGGGCGGCTCGGGCGGGGCCGAGGCCATCGGCCTGTCCGACGTGCGCCTGATGCTCTCCCACGGCTACTATTCCGTCATCTCCCCCGAGGGCGCGGCGGCCATCGAGGCCGGCATCCGCCAGGGCCAGCGCGTGGCCCCGGAGCTCATCGAGGCCTGCGCCAGGCGGCTTCGCATCACCGCCGCCGACAACCTGCGCATGGGCTACGTCGACAAGATCGTCGCCGAACCGGACCTGGGCGCCCGGCCCCACCACTACGAGTTCTTCAAGGACCTGCGCCAGGAGGTCATCCGGGCCACGGACCAGGTCTTTCTGGGTGTGGCCGGCTTCAAGCTCTTCCGGGCCCTGGTCGCCTCGCGGCGCAAGGACGGCGACGCCGAGGGGATGTTCGTGCGCTGGACCCTGGACGAGGCCGCGGCCGACAGGCTCGTCTGGAAGCGCTACTGCAAGTACCGCCGCATGGCCGAGACGGCCTTCCGCGACGGCCGCCCCTCGGGCGCGCGCATCGCCTCCCGGGCCCAGAGCCTGCTGTGGGGCGGCTATTCCTTCCTGCGCTACGACTTCATCGGCAAGCACATCAAGAATTTCAGCAAGACCGTGGGCGACCTGGAGGCCGAGGCCCGGCTCGTGGTCAATCGCCTGACCGCGCCGCTTCGCCGCATGCGCGGCAAGAACGCCCCGGTCACCTGCGACCCGGAAAAAAGCCGCATGCTGGTGGAGCTGTCCCAGCCCGAGCAGGGCGCCTGCCTGGAGGACTTCGGCTGGCGCTACGTGAGCCCCAAGGCCGCCGAGGACAAGGCCGTCACCTGCCCGGAATCCAAGACCTACGGCTGCCCGGACCTGTGGGCCCCGGACCTCTACGGCGATTTCGCCGGCGTGTGCGTCCACTGCGGCCACCATTTCCCCATGGAATACCAGTGGGTGCTCGGCAACGTCTTCGACCCGGGTTCGGTCACGGAACACGACAACGACATCGAGGCCGGAAATCCCCTCGAGTATCCCGGCTTCGAGGAAAAGCTCGACGCGGCCAAACAGAAAACCGGCCGCAAATCCGGCTGCGTGTCCATCGACGCGAAAATCGACGGCATCAAGATCGTCTCCGCCGTGCTCTATTCCGCCTTCCGGGGCGGCTCGGTGGGCGCGGCCGAGGGCGAGACGTTCATCCGCGCCCTGGCCAGGGCCAGGCGGCGCCACTTCCCCTTTCTGGCCTACGTCCACGGCACGGCCGGCATCCGCATCCAGGAAAGCCTCAACGGCCTGATCCAGATGCCGCGCGTCACCCTGGCCGTGCGGCGCTACATCGAGGCCGGCGGCCTGTACGTCGTGCTCTACGACACCAATTCCTACGCCGGCCCGGTGGCCAGTTTCCTCGGCTGCTCGCCCTACCAGTTCGCCGTGCGCTCGGCCAACATCGG
- a CDS encoding biotin carboxylase N-terminal domain-containing protein — protein MPTKKHKVLVANRGEIAMRIIQACVSLGLDFVCVHTKADAASGHLALARRLDGPGCAYRVSSYHDANELLAVADHAGATAIHPGYGFFAEDFRFARRVAERSRGLVFIGPSWRIIRSLGDKINTKRLARSLSIPTVPGSDRPVYDELEAEEIAETLFAFQAEQGIANSVVLVKASAGGGGMGIEEIYDIDQFKTVYRRIRNYAKRQFHDEGVLIEQRIFDFNHLEVQIVADRSGKNIVHFGTRNCTIQSTGRQKRVEVAPGFRPQEVAYAFDAKKLLDDIVGYSLAMAKEVAYDNVGTWEWIVSPTGQPFLMEVNTRIQVENGVSAAISRIKGQGGVNLIAEQIRMALGDPMGYDQSDITFDGVGIEYRVIAEDPANRFTPWVGRIDQFLAPNLPWARLYTHIPMDEPYEIPTEYDPNLALAIVWGADLAEAKKRGVGYLDELTLSGADGAGQELKSNVRFLRDKTATILQF, from the coding sequence GTGCCGACGAAAAAACATAAGGTCCTGGTTGCCAACCGGGGCGAGATCGCCATGCGCATCATCCAGGCTTGCGTTTCGCTCGGCCTGGATTTTGTTTGCGTCCATACCAAGGCCGACGCGGCCTCGGGGCACCTGGCCCTGGCCAGGCGGCTCGACGGCCCGGGCTGCGCCTACCGCGTCAGTTCCTACCACGACGCCAACGAACTGCTGGCCGTGGCCGACCACGCCGGCGCCACGGCCATCCACCCCGGCTACGGCTTTTTCGCCGAGGATTTCCGCTTCGCCCGGCGCGTGGCCGAACGCTCGCGCGGCCTGGTGTTTATCGGGCCGTCCTGGCGCATCATCCGGTCGCTGGGCGACAAGATCAACACCAAGCGCCTGGCCCGCAGCCTGTCCATCCCCACCGTGCCCGGCTCCGACCGGCCCGTCTACGACGAGCTGGAGGCCGAGGAGATCGCCGAAACCCTGTTCGCCTTCCAGGCCGAACAGGGCATCGCCAACTCCGTGGTCCTGGTCAAGGCCTCGGCCGGCGGCGGCGGCATGGGCATCGAGGAAATCTACGACATCGACCAGTTCAAGACCGTCTACCGGCGCATCCGCAACTACGCCAAGCGCCAGTTCCACGACGAGGGCGTGCTGATCGAGCAGCGCATCTTCGACTTCAACCACCTGGAAGTGCAGATCGTCGCCGACCGCTCGGGCAAAAACATCGTCCACTTCGGCACGCGCAACTGCACCATCCAGTCCACGGGCCGGCAAAAGCGCGTGGAGGTGGCCCCGGGCTTTCGGCCCCAGGAGGTCGCCTACGCCTTCGACGCCAAAAAACTCCTGGACGACATCGTGGGCTATTCCCTGGCCATGGCCAAGGAAGTGGCCTACGACAACGTCGGTACCTGGGAGTGGATCGTCTCGCCCACGGGGCAGCCCTTCCTCATGGAGGTCAACACCCGCATCCAGGTGGAAAACGGCGTCTCCGCCGCCATTTCCCGCATCAAGGGACAGGGCGGGGTCAACCTCATCGCCGAGCAGATCCGCATGGCCCTCGGCGATCCCATGGGCTACGACCAGTCCGACATCACCTTCGACGGGGTCGGCATCGAATACCGGGTCATCGCCGAGGACCCGGCCAACCGCTTCACCCCCTGGGTCGGGCGCATCGACCAGTTCCTGGCCCCGAACCTGCCCTGGGCCAGGCTTTATACCCACATCCCCATGGACGAGCCCTACGAGATTCCCACCGAATACGACCCCAACCTGGCCCTGGCCATCGTCTGGGGCGCCGACCTGGCCGAGGCCAAGAAACGCGGCGTGGGCTACCTCGACGAGCTGACCCTGTCCGGGGCCGACGGCGCCGGCCAGGAACTCAAGTCCAACGTCCGGTTTTTGCGGGACAAGACCGCCACGATCCTGCAATTCTAA
- a CDS encoding PilZ domain-containing protein yields MDFTFTLEGEMGRRAAHRERVRGLVALWDDGGDRHYVVHDVSASGLSLVDPEGTLAPGRTGRLTLAIGPRTLLAGLPVAVVRLTGGLAGLAFGELSLRQEAWLDKLVLEIQKRRIDLRKARERADNLEDKKTDRADEKT; encoded by the coding sequence ATGGACTTCACGTTCACGCTGGAAGGGGAGATGGGCCGGCGGGCCGCCCACCGGGAACGGGTGAGGGGGCTCGTTGCCTTGTGGGACGACGGCGGCGACCGCCACTACGTCGTCCACGACGTGTCCGCCTCGGGGCTTTCCCTGGTCGATCCCGAGGGGACGCTCGCGCCCGGCCGCACGGGCCGCCTGACCCTGGCCATCGGGCCGCGCACGCTGCTCGCGGGCCTGCCCGTCGCCGTGGTGCGCCTGACCGGGGGATTGGCCGGGCTGGCCTTCGGGGAACTGTCCCTGCGCCAGGAAGCCTGGCTCGACAAGCTGGTCCTGGAAATTCAAAAGCGGCGCATCGACCTGCGCAAGGCGCGGGAGAGGGCCGACAACCTCGAGGACAAGAAGACGGATCGTGCCGACGAAAAAACATAA
- a CDS encoding flagellar motor protein MotB produces the protein MSADDDLGFDDDMDVPEAPSEWLTTLADMSMLLMSFFIMLFSMSSLDVKKFSESFSSVRSALGSTGKSPMTAPVAPAEMSTLVEQARVRQRLLGEQRRVYDQFRSFVSTKGLDGVVAATLEAGKISIAFPAGVLFPKDGVDLTEEGKARLRLLYDFLIKTAGERINIRGFTDDQPPGPGSRFRDNWEVSSLRSVAVLRYLLSLGMPSNRLTATGLADLEPLYPNDTPDHRARNQRVEFVLERSIGE, from the coding sequence ATGAGCGCCGATGACGACCTCGGCTTCGACGATGACATGGACGTGCCCGAGGCGCCCAGCGAATGGCTGACCACCCTGGCCGACATGTCCATGCTGCTGATGAGTTTTTTCATCATGCTGTTTTCCATGTCGAGCCTGGACGTCAAGAAGTTCTCGGAATCGTTCAGCTCGGTGCGCAGCGCCCTGGGCAGCACGGGCAAGTCCCCGATGACCGCGCCGGTCGCCCCCGCGGAGATGTCGACCCTGGTCGAACAGGCCAGGGTCAGGCAGCGCCTGCTCGGCGAACAGCGCCGCGTCTACGACCAGTTCCGGTCCTTCGTCTCGACCAAGGGCCTCGATGGCGTGGTGGCCGCCACCCTGGAGGCGGGCAAGATCTCCATCGCCTTCCCGGCCGGGGTGCTTTTTCCCAAGGACGGCGTGGACCTGACCGAGGAGGGCAAGGCCAGGCTGCGCCTGCTCTACGATTTCCTCATCAAGACCGCCGGCGAGCGCATCAACATCCGGGGCTTCACCGACGACCAGCCGCCGGGGCCGGGCAGCCGGTTTCGGGACAACTGGGAAGTCTCGTCATTGCGGTCGGTTGCCGTGCTGCGCTACCTGCTCTCCCTGGGGATGCCCTCCAACCGATTGACAGCCACCGGATTAGCTGATTTAGAACCCCTCTATCCCAACGACACCCCCGACCATCGGGCGCGCAACCAACGCGTGGAATTCGTGTTGGAACGCTCCATCGGCGAGTAG
- a CDS encoding MotA/TolQ/ExbB proton channel family protein, with the protein MDLGTFLGLASGIALVLGAIFMGGTLMEFVNVPSIMIVIGGTVASICVAYPLKEVFQAFSAMMQIFSSRKVSDAEVVNMMVRIAEISRREGLVALENIHTENAILKKACQLIADNADPALIRETVRIEIGSMKRRHAVGEAVFKSLAGYAPSYGMIGTLIGLVQMLTRLDDPKTLGPAMAVAIITTFYGSMLSTLLFLPVAGKLRARTLNETLQLEIIFEGAKCILENNNPRLVYEKLSSFIAPRERRYERR; encoded by the coding sequence ATGGACCTGGGAACGTTTCTCGGCCTGGCTTCGGGCATCGCCTTGGTGCTTGGCGCGATCTTCATGGGCGGCACGCTCATGGAGTTCGTCAACGTCCCGAGCATCATGATCGTCATCGGCGGAACCGTGGCTTCCATCTGCGTGGCCTATCCCCTCAAGGAGGTCTTCCAGGCCTTTTCCGCCATGATGCAGATTTTTTCCTCGCGCAAGGTCAGCGACGCCGAAGTCGTCAACATGATGGTGCGCATCGCCGAGATCAGCCGCCGCGAGGGGCTCGTCGCCCTGGAAAACATCCACACGGAAAACGCCATCCTCAAGAAAGCCTGTCAGCTCATCGCCGACAACGCCGACCCGGCGCTCATCCGCGAGACCGTGCGCATCGAGATCGGCTCCATGAAGCGCCGCCACGCCGTGGGCGAGGCCGTGTTCAAGTCCCTGGCCGGCTATGCCCCGTCCTACGGCATGATCGGTACGCTCATCGGCCTCGTGCAGATGCTCACCCGCCTGGACGACCCCAAGACCCTGGGGCCGGCCATGGCCGTGGCCATTATCACCACCTTTTACGGCTCCATGCTTTCCACGCTCCTTTTCCTGCCCGTGGCCGGCAAGCTGCGTGCCCGCACCCTCAACGAAACCCTGCAACTGGAGATCATTTTCGAGGGGGCCAAATGCATCCTCGAAAACAACAACCCCAGGCTCGTCTACGAGAAATTGTCGTCCTTCATCGCCCCCCGGGAGCGCCGCTATGAGCGCCGATGA
- a CDS encoding purine-nucleoside phosphorylase: MHYGEDVKQAVATALAALGRPGERCVGLVTGTGLGGLAAMLDEAREIATAELPGFPRTTAPGHAGRLVAGTVGGRAVLALCGRQHLYEGHGPREVAFGVRLLAGLGVKTLLLTNAAGALDPHFTAGGLMRVTDHINLTGRNPLTGPNDDSLGPRFPDMSRAYCPRLGAIADATALALGIRLERGVYAGVVGPSLETPAETRMLRLLGADAVGMSTVTEVIAARHLGLDVLAISCLTNVNLPDCMAETTLETVLETARRAEADLARLLAAVIPAG; encoded by the coding sequence ATGCACTACGGCGAGGATGTAAAGCAGGCCGTGGCGACGGCCCTGGCCGCCCTGGGCCGACCGGGGGAGCGGTGCGTGGGCCTGGTGACCGGCACGGGCCTCGGCGGCCTGGCGGCCATGCTGGACGAGGCCCGGGAAATCGCCACGGCCGAACTGCCGGGCTTTCCCCGGACCACGGCCCCGGGCCACGCCGGACGGCTGGTGGCCGGAACCGTGGGCGGCCGGGCCGTGCTGGCGCTGTGCGGCCGCCAGCACCTCTACGAGGGCCACGGCCCGCGCGAGGTGGCCTTCGGCGTCCGGCTGCTGGCCGGGCTCGGCGTCAAGACGCTCCTGCTGACCAACGCCGCCGGGGCCCTGGACCCGCATTTCACGGCCGGCGGGCTCATGCGCGTCACCGACCACATCAACCTGACCGGGCGCAATCCCCTGACCGGCCCCAACGACGACAGCCTCGGGCCGCGCTTTCCGGACATGAGCCGGGCCTACTGCCCGCGCCTGGGGGCCATCGCCGACGCCACGGCGCTGGCCCTCGGCATCCGCCTGGAGCGCGGGGTCTACGCCGGGGTCGTGGGCCCGAGCCTGGAGACCCCGGCCGAGACGCGCATGCTGCGGCTTTTGGGCGCCGACGCCGTGGGCATGTCCACCGTCACCGAGGTCATCGCCGCCCGGCACCTGGGGCTCGACGTGTTGGCCATCTCCTGCCTGACCAACGTCAACCTGCCGGACTGCATGGCCGAAACCACCCTCGAAACGGTCCTGGAAACGGCCCGGCGGGCCGAGGCCGACCTGGCCCGGCTGCTGGCCGCCGTCATCCCGGCCGGCTGA
- a CDS encoding MgtC/SapB family protein, translating to MNGYPHEAQLLLRLVLAVVCGSILGYERERHGISAGLRTNLLVCLGSALMMVISKYFYYLSGEDPGAIPLGLDPSRIGAQIVTGVGFLGAGVIIKDKGSIRGLTTAATLWFNAGVGMALGAGMILIPVACTVLGVVSLTILKHVQRRIHREAYRVFSVTCREAEDCLDKLLAFFRSRELSVENLSLSKVKEGLSTYRFTLRCDWSCVEAVTCIRDLAGIGFVEKVKMG from the coding sequence ATGAACGGGTATCCGCATGAAGCGCAACTGCTGCTGCGCCTGGTCCTGGCGGTGGTGTGCGGCTCGATCCTGGGCTACGAGCGGGAGCGCCACGGCATCAGCGCCGGCCTGCGCACCAACCTGCTGGTCTGCCTGGGCTCGGCCCTCATGATGGTCATCTCCAAGTATTTCTATTACCTCTCCGGCGAGGACCCGGGCGCCATCCCCCTGGGGCTCGACCCGTCGCGCATCGGGGCGCAGATCGTCACCGGCGTCGGGTTTCTCGGCGCGGGGGTGATCATCAAGGACAAGGGCAGCATCCGGGGCCTGACCACGGCGGCCACGCTGTGGTTCAACGCCGGCGTCGGCATGGCGCTCGGGGCCGGCATGATCCTCATCCCCGTGGCCTGCACCGTGCTCGGCGTGGTCTCCCTGACCATCCTCAAGCACGTCCAGCGCCGCATCCACCGCGAGGCCTACCGGGTGTTCAGCGTCACCTGCCGCGAGGCCGAGGACTGCCTGGACAAGCTGCTGGCCTTTTTCCGCTCGCGGGAGCTCAGCGTCGAGAACCTGAGCCTCAGCAAGGTCAAGGAGGGCCTGTCCACCTACCGCTTCACCCTGCGCTGCGACTGGTCGTGCGTGGAGGCCGTGACCTGCATCCGCGACCTGGCCGGCATCGGCTTCGTGGAAAAGGTCAAGATGGGCTAG
- a CDS encoding molybdopterin-dependent oxidoreductase: MAGITRRVFLVFVAGAALCGRFAGEAWARFVSFFPVRAVEVEDFGFDPAKGVVTHDKGPPTPYALVVDGLVARPLRLAYDALAALPQERQVSDFHCVEGWSVADLAWGGLRLKTLADLAGPAPEARYVVFHSLGRTRSRPGGLDHYVECLPLADLLDPDLAYLLALTLAGEPLPIDHGAPLRLVCPFDLAYKGAKYIGRLEFAAAPVDGWWTRANPIYPASAPVAADRLRRPDPRGGRKTS; the protein is encoded by the coding sequence ATGGCAGGAATCACGCGAAGGGTGTTTTTGGTGTTCGTGGCCGGGGCGGCGCTTTGCGGCCGTTTCGCCGGCGAGGCCTGGGCCCGGTTCGTCTCGTTTTTTCCCGTGCGCGCCGTGGAGGTCGAGGATTTCGGCTTCGACCCGGCCAAGGGGGTGGTGACCCACGACAAGGGCCCGCCAACGCCCTACGCCCTGGTCGTGGACGGGCTGGTCGCCCGGCCGTTGCGCCTGGCCTACGACGCCCTTGCGGCCCTGCCCCAGGAGCGGCAGGTTTCGGATTTCCATTGTGTCGAGGGCTGGTCCGTGGCCGACCTGGCCTGGGGCGGCCTGCGCCTGAAAACCCTGGCCGACCTGGCCGGCCCGGCGCCCGAGGCCCGCTACGTCGTCTTCCACAGCCTCGGCCGGACCCGCTCGCGCCCGGGGGGCCTGGACCATTATGTCGAGTGCCTGCCCCTGGCCGACCTCCTCGACCCCGACCTGGCCTACCTGCTGGCCCTGACCCTGGCCGGCGAGCCCTTGCCCATCGACCACGGCGCGCCGTTGCGCCTGGTGTGCCCCTTCGACCTGGCCTACAAGGGCGCCAAGTACATCGGGCGCCTGGAATTCGCCGCCGCGCCCGTGGACGGCTGGTGGACCCGGGCCAATCCCATCTATCCGGCTTCCGCTCCGGTCGCCGCCGACCGCCTGCGCCGGCCCGATCCCCGGGGAGGCCGGAAAACTTCCTGA
- a CDS encoding PqqD family protein: MFPFKKPAPPAEGGLTRRQALALRPVASRDVGVAETADGLVRLSLPVAVRPALSGLARRLGLWDGRVLRKTVELDAMGSAVWRLIDGRRTAGDIAAALAARYGLDAREAELAVAAFLRQLGRRGAVAVAGGETETGERETGEKMPPAAGRG; this comes from the coding sequence GTGTTTCCCTTTAAAAAGCCCGCCCCGCCGGCCGAGGGCGGGCTGACCCGCCGCCAGGCCCTGGCCCTGCGCCCCGTGGCCAGCCGCGACGTGGGCGTCGCCGAGACGGCCGACGGGCTGGTGCGGCTGTCGCTGCCCGTGGCCGTGCGGCCGGCCCTGTCCGGCCTGGCCCGGCGGCTGGGGCTGTGGGACGGCCGGGTGCTGCGCAAAACCGTGGAACTCGACGCCATGGGCTCGGCCGTGTGGCGGCTCATCGACGGCCGGCGCACGGCCGGGGACATCGCCGCCGCCCTGGCCGCGCGCTACGGCCTGGATGCCCGCGAGGCCGAGCTGGCCGTGGCCGCCTTCCTGCGCCAGCTCGGCCGGCGCGGCGCCGTGGCCGTGGCGGGAGGGGAGACGGAGACGGGAGAGCGGGAGACGGGAGAGAAGATGCCTCCGGCGGCCGGGAGGGGGTGA
- a CDS encoding YnfA family protein has translation MLRATAWYFLAALAEIGGCYAFYAWLRLGRSPLWTLPGLASLLVFAWALTRVEAAAAGRIFAAYGGIYIFASLAWLWLVEGQRPDRFDLAGVALCLVGSGVILLGPRP, from the coding sequence ATGCTGCGCGCCACCGCCTGGTATTTCCTGGCCGCCCTGGCCGAAATCGGCGGCTGTTACGCCTTCTACGCCTGGCTGCGCCTGGGGCGCTCCCCCTTGTGGACCCTGCCCGGCCTCGCCTCGCTCCTCGTCTTCGCCTGGGCGCTCACCCGGGTCGAGGCCGCCGCCGCCGGCCGCATCTTCGCCGCCTATGGCGGTATCTACATTTTTGCATCCCTGGCCTGGCTGTGGCTGGTCGAGGGCCAGCGGCCCGACCGTTTCGACCTGGCCGGCGTGGCCCTGTGCCTGGTCGGCAGCGGCGTCATCCTGCTCGGGCCGCGCCCGTGA
- a CDS encoding ammonium transporter: MKKGIHLLLLALLTVTLALPLSALADDAPAPTPDPSGASIGTAADIVGMSAGAPTKEDLATLAEKEPLAAKVADAVGHNRISINFVWTLVCGFLVMFMQAGFALAETGFTRAKNAGHTMAMNFMVYGIGMLGYWICGFALQMGGVGGVASLGGAQVLANEVSINIGGNDFGIFGATGFFLSGVSYDAVVFTLFLFQMVFMDTTATIPTGTMAERWTFKSFVVYAFFISMFVYPLYANWVWGGGWLSTLGKYFALGHGTVDFAGSSVVHMTGGVAALAGGLILGPRLGKYKPDGTPNALPGHHIPMAVTGCFILAFGWFGFNAGSSLAGTDLRIGVVAANTMLASAAGAFSAMLYMWTFYGKPDISMIANGFLAGLVAITAPCAFVNSVSAVIIGAIAGMLLCASVFFVERTLKIDDPVGAISVHGVNGAFGLLSVGLFADGTYGDALNGVDGTVKGLFYGDGGQLMAQLIGICTNFVFVFLVMYVFFKVLNLITPLRVKPEYELEGLDQHEVAVTAYPEFVLQKTHR, encoded by the coding sequence ATGAAAAAAGGCATCCATCTGTTGCTCCTGGCCCTGTTGACCGTCACACTGGCCTTGCCGCTTTCGGCCCTGGCCGACGACGCCCCGGCCCCCACCCCGGATCCCTCGGGCGCCTCCATCGGCACCGCCGCCGACATCGTCGGCATGTCCGCCGGCGCGCCCACCAAGGAAGACCTGGCCACCCTGGCCGAAAAGGAACCCCTGGCCGCCAAGGTGGCCGACGCGGTCGGACACAACCGCATCTCCATCAACTTCGTCTGGACGCTCGTTTGCGGCTTCCTGGTCATGTTCATGCAGGCCGGCTTCGCCCTGGCCGAGACGGGCTTCACCCGGGCCAAAAACGCCGGCCACACCATGGCCATGAATTTCATGGTCTACGGCATCGGCATGCTCGGCTACTGGATCTGCGGCTTCGCCCTGCAGATGGGCGGCGTGGGCGGCGTGGCCAGCCTCGGCGGCGCCCAGGTGCTGGCCAACGAGGTTTCCATCAACATCGGCGGCAACGACTTCGGCATCTTCGGGGCCACCGGCTTCTTCCTGTCCGGCGTGTCCTACGACGCGGTGGTGTTTACCCTGTTCCTGTTCCAGATGGTCTTCATGGATACCACCGCCACCATCCCCACCGGCACCATGGCCGAGCGCTGGACGTTCAAGTCCTTCGTGGTCTACGCCTTCTTCATCTCCATGTTCGTCTATCCGCTCTACGCCAACTGGGTCTGGGGCGGCGGCTGGCTGTCCACGCTCGGCAAGTACTTCGCCCTGGGCCACGGCACGGTGGACTTCGCCGGCTCCTCGGTGGTGCACATGACCGGCGGCGTGGCCGCCCTGGCCGGCGGCCTGATCCTCGGGCCGCGCCTGGGCAAGTACAAGCCCGACGGCACCCCCAATGCCCTGCCCGGCCACCACATCCCCATGGCCGTGACCGGCTGCTTCATCCTGGCCTTCGGCTGGTTCGGCTTCAACGCCGGCTCCTCCCTGGCCGGCACGGACCTGCGCATCGGCGTGGTCGCCGCCAACACCATGCTGGCCTCGGCCGCCGGCGCGTTCTCCGCCATGCTGTACATGTGGACCTTCTACGGCAAGCCCGACATCTCCATGATCGCCAACGGCTTCCTGGCCGGCCTGGTGGCCATCACCGCGCCGTGCGCCTTCGTCAATTCCGTCTCGGCCGTCATCATCGGCGCCATCGCCGGCATGCTGCTGTGCGCCAGCGTCTTCTTCGTCGAGCGCACGCTCAAGATCGACGACCCGGTGGGCGCCATCTCGGTCCACGGCGTCAACGGCGCCTTCGGCCTGCTTTCCGTCGGCCTTTTCGCCGACGGCACCTACGGCGACGCCTTAAACGGCGTGGACGGCACGGTGAAGGGCCTGTTCTACGGCGACGGCGGCCAGCTCATGGCCCAGCTCATCGGCATCTGCACCAACTTTGTCTTTGTCTTCCTGGTGATGTATGTCTTTTTCAAGGTGCTCAACCTCATCACCCCGCTTCGCGTGAAGCCGGAGTACGAGCTTGAGGGCCTGGACCAGCACGAAGTGGCCGTGACCGCCTATCCGGAATTCGTCCTGCAGAAAACCCACCGGTAA
- a CDS encoding P-II family nitrogen regulator has translation MKKIEAIIKPFKLDEVKDALDKLGIHGLTVTEVRGYGRQKGHVEAYRGVEYQVQFNAKVKLEVVVPDDLAPKAVAAIRETANTGNIGDGKIFIYDLADVVRIRTGETGDQAI, from the coding sequence ATGAAAAAAATCGAAGCCATCATCAAGCCGTTCAAGCTCGACGAAGTCAAGGACGCCCTGGACAAGCTCGGCATCCACGGCCTGACCGTGACCGAGGTGCGCGGCTACGGCCGCCAAAAGGGCCACGTGGAAGCGTATCGCGGCGTGGAATACCAGGTGCAGTTCAACGCCAAGGTCAAGCTCGAGGTGGTCGTGCCCGACGACCTGGCCCCAAAGGCCGTGGCCGCCATCCGCGAGACAGCCAACACCGGCAACATCGGCGACGGCAAGATCTTCATCTACGACCTGGCCGACGTGGTGCGCATCCGCACCGGCGAGACCGGCGACCAGGCCATCTGA